Proteins from a genomic interval of Paraburkholderia sp. FT54:
- a CDS encoding acetamidase/formamidase family protein: MEIEKFTTESYPVNQRAHVWREALKPHRLSPTVATSTAVPLYGQLTARRTARGAGMVRIASSPQTLARVHAIEETEDSIWLALHQTGHGMFHDGERSVELNPGDIVFGPAHCTVDLLFHSDFRQFQISLPSASLQARLPGARGLSSAHLSGRAGLGRLLGGTLSGLADAFDTLNDGQVASVENSLFNYLASSLTTRGSNAGPAISNTQAAALHRVCQFIEHALSDSDLSLATVAASQNMSARLVQKLFEGAGQTFTAYLRQRRLERCRSDLFNRQYGHLSISDICFRWGFNDAAHFSHAFRDRYGMSPRQYRRQAAEVSEQKLRKRIQRGWPSGYFEPHADTVGLKGNADAPDDTTGAHLRGRPHHAATAAPSGRHYHLPATPETIHWGYFSRDIAPVLTIDSGDIVTIETLTQHAYDDYDRMIKGDSGAEGVFHWTRERKAVARRGAGPANASIYGRGSGEGFGVHICTGPIGVSGAQPGDVIEVRILDIAPRLAANAKYEGRAFGSNVAAWWGFQYEDLLDEPKPREVVTIYEVNCGAGQNCAHAVYNYRWTSQRDPDGVEHPTIDYPGVPVDRTSIVENHGVLDGVTIPVRPHFGMVTLAPPETGFVDSVPPSHFGGNLDNWRVAKGATLYLRVAAEGGLLSVGDPHASQGDSELCGTAIECSLTGVFQIILHKAEDLADEPFADIDYPLIETADEWVLQGFSHSNYLKELGDRARSLIYENSSLDSAMRDAFRKTRRFLMTAFGFNEDEAISLISVAVDFGVTQVVNGNWGVHAVIRKSMFRQRLARMQAAGQRHGGATSA, translated from the coding sequence GTGGAAATAGAGAAATTTACAACTGAATCGTATCCAGTCAATCAGCGGGCCCACGTCTGGCGGGAGGCGCTTAAGCCGCACAGATTGTCTCCGACCGTCGCAACGTCCACCGCCGTACCGTTGTACGGCCAACTGACCGCGAGGCGCACCGCGCGTGGTGCCGGCATGGTGCGTATCGCCTCGTCGCCGCAGACCCTGGCGCGCGTGCACGCAATCGAGGAAACCGAGGACAGCATCTGGCTGGCTCTGCACCAGACTGGGCACGGGATGTTCCATGACGGGGAGCGCTCGGTGGAATTGAATCCCGGTGATATCGTTTTTGGGCCTGCACATTGCACGGTTGATCTGCTTTTCCACTCTGATTTTCGCCAGTTCCAGATTTCGCTACCCAGCGCTTCGCTCCAGGCAAGGCTGCCCGGTGCCCGAGGGCTGTCGTCCGCGCATCTGTCGGGGCGCGCTGGTTTGGGCCGCCTGCTGGGCGGCACGTTGTCGGGGTTGGCCGACGCCTTCGATACGTTGAACGACGGTCAGGTCGCCAGCGTCGAGAACTCGCTTTTCAACTATCTGGCCAGCAGCCTCACCACCCGCGGCAGCAATGCCGGCCCGGCTATCAGCAACACACAGGCCGCCGCACTGCACCGCGTCTGCCAGTTCATCGAGCACGCGCTGAGCGATTCGGATTTGTCGCTCGCTACCGTGGCGGCTAGCCAGAACATGTCGGCGCGACTTGTGCAGAAATTGTTCGAAGGTGCCGGCCAGACTTTCACCGCCTACCTGCGCCAGCGCCGGCTCGAACGTTGCCGATCCGATCTCTTCAATCGTCAATACGGTCACCTCTCTATTTCCGACATTTGCTTCCGCTGGGGCTTCAACGACGCCGCGCATTTCAGCCACGCCTTTCGTGATCGCTATGGAATGTCACCGCGTCAATACCGCCGGCAGGCTGCCGAGGTCAGCGAACAGAAACTGCGCAAGCGCATTCAGCGCGGCTGGCCGTCGGGCTATTTCGAGCCTCATGCCGATACGGTCGGGCTCAAGGGCAACGCCGACGCGCCAGACGACACAACCGGTGCGCACTTGCGCGGGCGTCCCCACCATGCCGCCACGGCGGCGCCCTCCGGACGTCACTATCATTTGCCGGCGACGCCGGAAACGATCCATTGGGGTTATTTCAGCCGCGATATCGCGCCGGTGCTGACGATCGATTCCGGCGACATCGTCACCATCGAAACCTTGACCCAGCACGCGTACGACGATTACGACCGCATGATCAAAGGCGACTCTGGCGCCGAAGGCGTGTTTCACTGGACTCGCGAGCGCAAGGCAGTCGCGCGCCGCGGTGCCGGGCCGGCCAATGCGTCGATATACGGGCGCGGCAGCGGCGAGGGCTTCGGCGTGCACATTTGCACAGGTCCGATCGGTGTGAGCGGCGCCCAGCCCGGCGACGTGATCGAAGTGCGCATCCTCGACATTGCGCCGCGGCTGGCCGCCAACGCGAAGTACGAGGGCCGCGCTTTCGGCAGTAATGTTGCGGCCTGGTGGGGCTTTCAGTACGAAGATCTGCTCGATGAACCGAAGCCACGCGAAGTCGTGACGATCTACGAGGTCAATTGCGGCGCAGGACAGAATTGCGCTCACGCGGTCTACAACTATCGCTGGACATCGCAGCGCGATCCGGATGGCGTAGAGCATCCTACGATCGACTATCCGGGTGTCCCGGTCGATCGCACGTCGATTGTCGAGAATCACGGCGTGCTCGATGGCGTGACGATCCCGGTGAGGCCGCATTTCGGCATGGTTACGCTGGCGCCGCCGGAAACCGGCTTCGTCGATTCGGTTCCGCCTTCCCACTTCGGCGGCAATCTCGACAACTGGCGCGTCGCCAAAGGTGCCACGCTCTATCTGCGCGTTGCCGCTGAAGGCGGTCTGCTTTCGGTCGGCGATCCTCATGCATCGCAAGGCGACAGCGAACTGTGCGGTACAGCGATCGAGTGCTCTCTCACCGGGGTATTCCAGATCATCCTGCACAAGGCTGAAGACCTCGCCGATGAACCGTTTGCCGATATCGACTACCCGCTCATAGAGACGGCGGACGAATGGGTATTGCAAGGTTTCTCGCATTCGAACTATCTGAAAGAACTGGGCGACAGGGCGCGCAGCCTGATTTACGAAAATTCATCGCTCGATTCGGCGATGCGCGACGCGTTTCGCAAGACGCGGCGCTTTCTGATGACCGCATTCGGTTTCAACGAAGACGAAGCGATCTCGTTGATATCCGTTGCCGTGGACTTTGGCGTAACGCAGGTCGTCAACGGCAACTGGGGGGTGCATGCAGTCATCCGGAAGTCGATGTTCAGGCAACGGCTCGCGCGTATGCAGGCGGCCGGGCAACGTCATGGAGGTGCCACGTCCGCCTGA